One Chaetodon trifascialis isolate fChaTrf1 chromosome 21, fChaTrf1.hap1, whole genome shotgun sequence genomic window carries:
- the tnrc6ba gene encoding trinucleotide repeat-containing gene 6B protein isoform X2: MEDKKRKKDDKRKREASQKVTEQKNKVPDLTKPASVQSPAAQSSSASPSPGPTPSASPSPATLGPGSAATPLQGGNNAKRLAVANGQPTSTTISSSTAGGPSAAGNGSTSSGGGAQAPQQQPRYMPREVPPRFRCQQDHKVLLKRGQPPLSSMLLGGGGGGDGPNANMAAVSDSGAAASSLALTSSSVAASTTTSNYANSMWGASSGSQASSQGREKVIVDGNDLEEWPSIAGSDGGGASFIGAGGGSSNNGMPVNSVSASGNQSSPTSSFSLPNECMQSSNSVAWGMAASQGHLGGGNAVAAAGPLLQQPSSLSKASTVPGSHDASGPVDGVSGIPGANFNPNANPSAWPALVQQDGPAAAGEGGSSSFHHQGPGGSLSANNSASLGLGLGGGAVGVLGGHPPLSVNQSSTHQRQLHQMQSRDREMGGGKWDSESAGPKIAGGEGIGGGMDRGVGGGEMSVGDHSLASSWRGQPSYPAANSKTGASRTDGWEGGGGGTGGFGAAEEDNGTSSWGYPGSTSGVNAWGGAGTGGNSSQTSGVSQGGWGSSGAGGERVISGGDWGGSSTGIGGANPGGEGMGGACSSNSSSSGGSTAGNPPATSSSSSTATTMTRAWDNQKGEGETEEWGGVGDGQGAQGGSSSSGGNSRNGSGPNSSQSRPRRPALNAEAALQNLLSRSDLDPRVLSNTGWGQTQIRQNTAWDFEEHAGQSKGGSSSATSKHPSSLTGSSQYSGGTRSQITDSMGPGANPSLVPSAGSSGEGWESSSNSSSSGASLSGRAPLPSGPNMRNLGVSQSGPVTTAGPGMGSGVIPGHSQQGKATGWGGGGMGAGDGQEAKGWGKEEWRDSTRGGNGGWGDLGQKGDPVSGGWGGSQEEKGTGGWKDMGGNGGGSGWGSGQKVGAGRDWGEQQSKSNSGVGGWEDDRKNGGNSGGDSGVGGWGSWDDGAPRRTWGAGGTGGGGSGGGGMGVVGTMGSKPHQSWSGGNKMHQMPNSQSGSITGPQAQLQQQQSQPRNQHPQRQQALDQGAMQGGGGRKPISQAQNQNQSSGWTSGPIPGGSEGGGSGSEPSGWEEPSPQSISRKNEIDDGTSAWGDPTHYNYKPVNLWDKNSAPAGLQPHGQGQGQTPQQQQQQQQQQQQQQQQQQGPPIQQQPSRQAAGLGGNRDFNTGHGPGKTSAMGPSGWGGTSPTSPTVDNGTAAWGKPTETPTGWGEPDDAGGKSVGWGNPSPNPIKSGSKSMQDGWGDKEGSVAASRHSSWEDEEEGGGMWNSTGSQGSGSSWGQGSNGGWGQGHTGKKPSNKGPLKAGGGDSWMSPINRQFSNMGLLNDDPTGLNIDLAPGSLQEKKMDVEKRGMGMNDYNGDLRKGGRGGGGMAYRPPVSKEASPGDAGSYYDKGGHSIFGSGGGMAQSRHQPSVPPINQSPGIRAQVPHQFLSPQVPGSVLKQMPPPSGSVGGVGGVGGVAGLGGGVFPPQLSPQHIAMLSSIYPPHIQFQLACQLLLQQQQPQQQQQQLLQNQRKFTPSVRQQADPQQLARIMAVLQQQRQQQQVGGLGGSSKLSPSHHGGIGGGGPKLPGADPLPHPGLAGSVADLHQKTLGPYSGFSTGVNLPGLDLGGSVVGGPGGIKDLGGQQSRFKWMMEGHSSPDTSSPENAFHKNGPVTPMKMSGGSPYSQYDMMVGDGLGDNWHRTPGNKMGTKPPPTPSWPPEFQPGVPWKGIDRVDPESDPYMTPGSMMGNAVSPNLNDTEHQLLQDNTDSTPPLNTLLPSPGAWPYSASDSPLNNAHNSAKYTDYKTSWPPEPIGHKSWKASRGSSQAQLSRPPPGLASQKQPSPSPWSGGAPRLAGRGWGGGSSTTGSTWSDGSSRESCWLVLSNLTPQIDGSTLRTICMQHGPLLTFHLGLTQGTALIRYGSKQEAAKAQSALHMCVLGNTTILAEFVSEEDVARYIAHSQAGGAGSGGTTASSAGSGPTTASTVGANGNGGSCERGGAGGSSGGGGVEGVSTAAGAGNGGAGHSSSGWQSLDSTGSSSDQPVTQGPGLGIFAQWSSNGTGVGGAGGVEAGRQGLWGGMGGMSGAGYPSSSLWGSPALEDRHQMGSPASLLPGDLLGGGADSI, encoded by the exons ATGGAagacaagaaaaggaaaaaagacgACAAAAGGAAAAGGGAAGCCTCTCAGAAG gtcacagaacaaaaaaacaaag TGCCAGACTTGACCAAGCCGGCATCTGTCCAGTCTCCTGCCgctcagagcagctctgcctccccCAGCCCTGGACCCACCCCCTCTGCCTCCCCATCCCCAGCCACCTTGGGCCCTGGCAGTGCTGCCACCCCGTTACAGGGCGGCAACAATGCCAAGCGCCTGGCGGTGGCCAACGGACagcccacctccaccaccattTCTTCCTCCACCGCTGGCGGCCCCAGTGCTGCTGGAAACGGCAGTACAAGTAGCGGAGGCGGAGCCCAGGCGCCTCAGCAGCAACCACGCTACATGCCAAGAGAAGTGCCGCCACGATTCCGCTGCCAGCAGGACCATAAAGTGCTACTGAAGAGGGGTCAGCCGCCACTGTCCTCCATGCTGctgggagggggaggaggaggggatggcCCCAAtgcaaacatggctgctgtctCAG ATTCTGGTGCAGCTGCCTCCTCATTGGCCCTCACCTCATCATCAGTTGCTGCTTCTACTACTACTTCTAATTATGCAAATTCCATGTGGGGGGCGAGCTCAGGCAGCCAGGCCTCCTCTCAGGGCAGGGAGAAGGTGATTGTTGATGGCAATGACCTGGAGGAGTGGCCTAGCATCGCTGGCAGTGACGGGGGAGGAGCCTCTTTCATTGGGGCTGGAGGGGGCAGCAGCAACAACGGAATGCCTGTGAACAGCGTCAGTGCCTCTGGCAACCAATCCTCACCCACTTCCTCGTTCTCTTTGCCCAATGAATGTATGCAGTCGTCCAACAGTGTCGCGTGGGGGATGGCTGCCTCCCAGGGTCATCTTGGAGGAGGGAATGCAGTAGCTGCAGCTGGGCCTCTGCTACAACAGCCCTCCTCACTTTCCAAAGCCTCCACTGTGCCAGGGAGCCATGATGCCAGTGGCCCCGTCGATGGCGTCAGTGGGATTCCAGGTGCCAATTTCAATCCAAATGCCAACCCTTCGGCCTGGCCTGCCCTGGTGCAGCAGGATGGGCCCGCTGCTGCAGGGGAAGGAGGTTCGTCTTCCTTCCATCATCAGGGCCCTGGAGGGTCTTTGTCTGCCAACAACTCTGCTTCCCTGGGCCTGGGCCTGGGAGGTGGGGCAGTCGGGGTGCTGGGGGGTCACCCACCTTTATCTGTGAATCAGTCAAGCACCCATCAGCGCCAACTTCACCAAATGCaatccagagacagagagatgggagGGGGGAAGTGGGACAGCGAATCAGCGGGACCAAAAATCGCAGGGGGGGAAGGGATTGGTGGAGGAATGGACCGTGGTGTGGGAGGAGGTGAGATGAGTGTGGGAGACCACAGCCTTGCCTCCTCATGGAGAGGCCAGCCTTCTTACCCTGCAGCTAACTCCAAAACGGGTGCCTCACGGACTGATggatgggagggaggaggaggtggcacaGGGGGATTCGGAGCTGCTGAAGAAGATAATGGGACCTCGAGTTGGGGGTATCCAGGTTCCACTAGTGGGGTTAATGCTTGGGGCGGTGCTGGAACTGGGGGAAACAGTAGTCAAACCTCCGGGGTATCTCAGGGAGGGTGGGGGTCatcaggagcaggaggagaaagagtgaTTTCTGGTGGTGATTGGGGTGGGAGTTCCACAGGTATTGGTGGAGCGAATCCAGGAGGTGAGGGAATGGGTGGAGCCTGCAGTAGTAACAGCAGCAGTAGTGGGGGCAGCACAGCTGGCAATCCCCCtgccacctcctcttcttcctcaacagccaccactatgACCAGAGCTTGGGACAATCAGAAAGGAGAGGGTGAAACAGAGGAATGGGGTGGGGTAGGAGATGGACAGGGAGCACAGGGAGGATCTTCATCCAGTGGTGGAAATTCCAGAAACGGGAGCGGGCCTAACAGCAGTCAAAGTCGTCCTCGCCGCCCGGCACTTAATGCTGAAGCTGCCTTACAGAACCTGCTCAGCCGGTCTGATCTGGACCCTCGGGTCCTCTCCAACACAGGCTGGGGCCAAACACAGATCCGACAAAACACGGCCTGGGACTTTGAAGAACATGCAGGACAAAGTAAGGGTGGATCATCATCAGCCACATCAAAGCATCCATCTTCTCTTACTGGCTCTTCTCAGTATTCTGGTGGAACTAGGAGCCAAATCACTGATTCTATGGGTCCTGGGGCCAATCCATCCCTAGTTCCATCTGCTGGGTCCTCTGGAGAGGGCTgggaaagcagcagcaacagtagcAGTAGTGGAGCCTCTCTGTCTGGGAGAGCCCCACTACCTTCAGGCCCCAACATGAGGAATCTTGGCGTCTCACAATCTGGGCCAGTGACCACAGCAGGACCTGGTATGGGGTCAGGGGTAATACCAGGACATAGCCAGCAGGGGAAGGCTACAGgctggggtggaggagggatgggGGCTGGGGATGGCCAGGAGGCCAAGGGTTGGGGGAAGGAGGAATGGAGAGACAGTACtagaggaggaaatggaggaTGGGGTGACCTTGGTCAAAAGGGTGACCCAGTGAGTGGAGGCTGGGGAGGAAgtcaggaggagaaagggacAGGGGGGTGGAAAGACATGGGAGGgaatggaggaggaagtgggtGGGGATCAGGACAGAAGGTTGGGGCAGGTAGGGACTGGGGAGAGCAACAGTCCAAATCAAATAGCGGAGTCGGAGGATGGGAGGATGACAGGAAGAATGGAGGAAACTCAGGTGGGGATTCAGGTGTGGGTGGTTGGGGGAGCTGGGATGATGGTGCTCCCAGGAGAACCTGGGGAGCAGGgggcacaggaggaggagggagtggagggggaGGGATGGGCGTTGTCGGAACCATGGGGTCCAAACCCCATCAAAgttggagtggaggaaacaaaaTGCACCAGATGCCAAACAGCCAGTCGGGCTCCATCACAGGCCCGCAGGCacaactgcaacaacaacaatcacagCCCCGCAATCAGCATCCACAGCGGCAGCAAGCATTGGACCAAGGGGCTATGCAAGGGGGCGGGGGGAGGAAACCCATCTCTCAagcccagaatcagaaccaaagcTCAGGCTGGACCTCGGGGCCCATCCCTGGTGGCTCTGAAGGAGGTGGAAGTGGATCTGAACCAAGTGGCTGGGAGGAACCTTCACCACAGTCTATAAGCAGGAAAAATGAGATAGACGATGGAACATCAGCATGGGGAGACCCAACCCATTACAACTACAAGCCGGTCAATCTGTGGGATAAGAACAGCGCACCTGCAGGCCTGCAGCCGCATGGCCAGGGTCAAGGTCAGACtccgcagcagcagcaacaacagcagcagcagcaacagcaacagcaacagcagcagcagggaccTCCAATACAGCAGCAGCCTAGCAGGCAGGCTGCAGGTCTTGGAGGTAACCGAGACTTCAACACTGGCCATGGACCTGGAAAAACTTCAGCTATGG GTCCGTCAGGTTGGGGTGGTACTTCTCCAACTAGTCCTACAGTAGACAACGGCACAGCAGCATGGGGAAAGCCTACTGAAACCCCTACTGGCTGGGGAGAGCCTGACGATGCTGGAGGGAAGTCAGTGGGCTGGGGAAACCCCTCTCCCAACCCTATCAAATCTG GTTCAAAGTCTATGCAAGATGGCTGGGGGGACAAAGAGGGCTCTGTGGCCGCCTCGCGTCACTCGAGctgggaggatgaggaggagggaggcggcATGTGGAACAGCACAGGCTCCCAGGGAAGCGGCTCATCTTGGGGACAAGGAAGCAACGGGGGCTGGGGACAGGGCCACACTGGGAAGAAGCCCAGCAACAAG GGTCCACTGAAGGCCGGTGGAGGAGACTCATGGATGAGTCCCATCAACAGACAGTTCTCTAACATGGGGCTGCTG AATGATGATCCCACTGGCCTAAATATTGACCTGGCTCCGGGTTCTCTCCAGGAGAAGAAGATGgatgtggagaaaagaggcatggGGATGAACGATTACAATGGAGATTtgagaaagggaggaagaggaggaggggggatggCTTATCGTCCTCCTGTTTCCAAAGAGGCATCACCTGGGGATGCTGGGTCCTACTATGACAAG GGTGGTCACAGTATCTTTGGCAGTGGTGGGGGGATGGCTCAGTCAAGACACCAGCCAAGTGTCCCACCCATAAACCAGTCCCCAGGGATACGAGCGCAAGTGCCTCATCAGTTCCTGTCACCTCAG gtgCCAGGCTCCGTGCTGAAGCAGATGCCCCCTCCCAGCGGGAGTGTGGGGGGTGTTGGCGGCGTGGGAGGAGTGGCAGGATTGGGGGGAGGTGTGTTCCCTCCACAGCTGTCCCCCCAGCATATTGCCATGCTCAGCAGCATCTACCCACCTCACATCCAGTTTCAGCTG gcttgtcagctcctcctccagcagcagcagccacaacagcagcaacagcagctgctgcaaaaCCAGAGGAAGTTCAcaccaagcgtgcggcagcaGGCTGATCCTCAACAG CTGGCCAGGATCATGGCggtgctccagcagcagaggcagcagcaacAGGTCGGGGGTTTAGGCGGCAGCTCCAAACTCTCCCCCTCCCACCATGGTGGAATTGGCGGAGGGGGTCCCAAACTGCCTGGGGCTGATCCCCTGCCCCATCCAGGCCTGGCAGGATCTGTGGCTGACTTGCACCAGAAAACTCTCGGACCATACTCTG GGTTTAGTACTGGGGTGAACCTCCCAGGTCTGGACCTGGGTGGCTCTGTGGTGGGGGGACCTGGAGGCATAAAGGACCTAGGGGGTCAGCAGTCCCGCTTCAAATGGATGATGGAGGGACACTCTTCTCCAGACACCTCCTCACCTGAGAACGCATTCCACAAAAATG GTCCTGTCACTCCCATGAAGATGTCGGGGGGCTCGCCCTACTCGCAGTACGACATGATGGTTGGAGACGGGCTAGGTGATAACTGGCATCGCACCCCTGGCAACAAGATGGGTACCAAGCCTCCACCCACACCCAGCTGGCCCCCTG AGTTCCAGCCTGGTGTTCCATGGAAGGGAATTGACCGTGTCGACCCCGAATCTGACCCCTACATGACCCCAgggagcatgatgggaaacgCAGTGTCCCCCAACCTCAATGATACTGAGCACCAGTTGTTACAAGATAATACTG ATTCCACCCCTCCCCTCAACACCTTGCTGCCTTCACCTGGTGCCTGGCCCTACAGTGCCTCAGACAGTCCCCTCAACAACGCACACAACTCAG CAAAGTACACAGACTATAAGACCAGCTGGCCCCCAGAGCCCATTGGACACAAATCCTGGAAAGCCAGCCGCGGCAGCAGCCAGGCCCAGCTGTCCCGCCCACCTCCAGGACTAGCCAGTCAGAAGCAGCCATCCCCTTCACCTTGGTCTGGAGGAGCCCCTCGATTGGCCGGTCGAGGCTGGGGCGGTGGCTCGAGCACAACTG GCTCGACCTGGAGTGACGGCAGCTCTCGGGAAAGCTGCTGGTTGGTGCTCAGTAACCTCAcaccacag ATTGATGGCTCCACTCTGAGGACCATCTGCATGCAGCACGGCCCTCTGCTGACCTTTCACCTTGGCCTGACCCAGGGCACCGCTCTGATTCGCTACGGCTCCAAACAGGAGGCAGCCAAGGCCCAGAGTGCACTCCACAT GTGTGTTCTGGGTAACACCACCATCTTGGCGGAGTTTGTGAGCGAGGAAGATGTGGCTCGCTACATTGCACATTCCCaggcaggaggagcagggagcGGAGGAACCACAGCCAGCTCTGCAGGCTCTGGGCCTACAACAGCCTCCACCGTGGGGGCTAACGGTAATGGAGGTAGCTGTGAgagaggtggagcaggaggcagcagtggaggaggaggcgtaGAAGGAGTTTCcacagctgcaggagcaggaaaTGGAGGAGCCGGGCATTCCAGCTCCGGGTGGCAGAGTCTGGACAGCACAGGCAGCTCATCGGACCAGCCTGTCACCCAGGGGCCCGGGCTGGGCATCTTCGCCCAGTGGAGCAGCAATGGCACCGGGGTGGGCGGGGCTGGAGGCGTGGAGGCCGGAAGGCAGGGTCTGTGGGGCGGAATGGGCGGGATGAGCGGCGCGGGGTACCCCAGCAGTAGCCTCTGGGGTTCTCCGGCACTTGAGGATCGTCACCAGATGGGCAGCCCAGCCTCACTGTTGCCAGGGGACCTGCTGGGCGGGGGGGCCGACTCCATCTGA